The proteins below are encoded in one region of Rhodoluna lacicola:
- the purU gene encoding formyltetrahydrofolate deformylase, protein MTTANTHWVLTLVCKDQPGIVHAISGAIVAANGNITESSQFTSDDTGRFFMRLQIESAVPREHFVNQILPVAERYGMTWELDEVGRRMKTLVLVSKSAHCLNDMLFRQRAGQLPVELPVVFGNHPDLQSLAEFYGVPFEVHPITGEADKLAFENMLRDYIKTAGIELIVLARYMQILSEEFCKEFEGKIINIHHSFLPGFKGANPYAQAHARGVKLIGATAHFVTADLDEGPIIEQNVVRVEHSDSKKRLVSIGQDVESKTLTQAVRWFAERRVLLDGERTIIFS, encoded by the coding sequence ATGACTACAGCCAATACCCACTGGGTACTAACCCTCGTTTGCAAAGATCAGCCTGGAATCGTCCACGCTATTTCGGGGGCAATTGTGGCTGCAAATGGCAACATAACCGAATCCTCCCAGTTCACCTCAGATGACACTGGCCGCTTCTTTATGCGCCTGCAGATTGAGTCGGCTGTGCCTCGTGAACACTTCGTCAACCAGATTTTGCCAGTGGCCGAGCGCTACGGCATGACCTGGGAGCTCGACGAGGTCGGCCGAAGAATGAAGACTCTAGTTTTGGTCTCAAAGAGCGCCCACTGCTTGAACGACATGCTGTTCCGCCAGCGCGCCGGCCAATTGCCGGTTGAACTTCCGGTGGTATTCGGAAACCACCCTGACCTTCAAAGCCTGGCCGAGTTTTATGGCGTTCCATTCGAGGTGCACCCAATCACCGGCGAAGCCGACAAGCTGGCCTTTGAAAACATGCTGCGTGATTACATCAAGACCGCTGGCATTGAATTGATTGTGCTTGCTCGCTACATGCAGATTTTGAGCGAGGAGTTCTGCAAGGAATTCGAAGGCAAGATCATCAACATTCACCACTCATTCTTGCCTGGCTTCAAGGGTGCAAATCCATACGCTCAGGCTCACGCCCGCGGTGTGAAGTTGATTGGTGCCACAGCTCACTTTGTTACCGCAGACCTAGATGAGGGTCCAATCATCGAACAAAACGTGGTTCGCGTTGAACACTCAGACTCAAAGAAACGCTTGGTCTCTATTGGTCAAGATGTTGAGTCAAAGACCCTCACCCAGGCAGTGCGTTGGTTCGCCGAACGTCGCGTGCTGCTAGACGGTGAACGCACAATTATTTTCAGCTAG